Genomic window (Maylandia zebra isolate NMK-2024a linkage group LG11, Mzebra_GT3a, whole genome shotgun sequence):
GACATCAGTTTACAGCACAAACAGGCTCTTACTCTTTGCCTGAGGGTCCAGGATCAGTACTGAAGCCTGGAGGAGGATTTTTGGACTGATCGCTCTTCATAGACAGACGGCTGGATCCTGGAGACTCTGCTGTGtcctcgtcttcctccaaaCCGCTCATGTTCAGTCAGTCTGACAGAGAAACCAACAACACTGACTGTGAGTGCAGAACAAGAATCAGACAAACAAGTCTGTACAAGACTCGCGCCCAAGACTGGGAAACAAAGAAGTGTGACGGTCAGAGGATAATGAATCCAGAGACAGTCCAGCATTGAGCTGATCCTTCCATATTTCCCCTCCAGCTCACAGAGGCACAGCTGACTCAGAGACTTTGaccacagaagaaaaagaaaatgggaCTAACGCTGTGTTTCTACTTCCTGCTCTGTCGACTGTGGAAATACTTTCAGTTCATGACTCTGGCAGAGGAATCCACGTGGTCACATGACAGGATGTGCACATTGATAACGTACTTCAGAGAGGTGGGCCTAAGTTTGTGTCTGGGCATATCTTTGTAATCAAATGCAGACAGTGCTGTTCATGCAATGTTATTCATGTGAGACCAACGTTGAGTTTGTGCTGCAGGAGGACACGGATGCACAGTGAAGTGAAGGAACGTGCACACGAGCGCCCCATTCTGTCATCAACAACATTTTTCCATACACTGTCATTTGGATCAATAGTTCGTCCCATAGAAACTTTCACAGAGTGACAGATAATCATCTCACCTGATGGCAACAAGTTAAGATCTGACCCGATCCCTCAGAACACTCCCTCATCGTATGATGTGTCCACTGAGCTCAGCTGATAAATGTCTTCATCGATAGTTCTGCATTTGGACTTTAGATACCGAGCACAGACACCAGGGGGCGTCCAATCAAAACGCTCGAGCCCTGCAAAGCCTGAGCCATGAAATAACTGCCAGGAAATTAAATGAAATcttaaaaatgtcatttgtaAATAAAGAAGTATTAGTTTTAATGTGAGAATGTCCCTCCCACTTTGCTTCATGTCTGTGTTCAGTTACCTGTCCCCAGGTGAGGGGCGCACCCTACTATCAGCAACAGGGGGCGGAGTCCACTACAAGCCTCCCTGCAGGTGTTAATGATGTTTTTTCCTGAAGGGGTAAAATAACTTGAAACATCTGCCAAACTAAAACTCGAGGAGTTTCAGTCCACAAGAATCGCTGTGATTCTCTTACCTCTGCAGAGAGGAAGATGACTCGGAGACTGAGGATAGAAGGAGGATGAACACTCACCTggttttcctcctcctctatcACGGAGTCTgaatacttcctgtttctccCTCACCTGTACAGAATGGCTCCTCCCCTCTGTAGTTCCAGGTAAACATGTGGTAAAACACAGGATGTATGTAACACAGACCTAAGGGTGCTATCTTTATCTTTAAATTGCTTACTGATGGAGTTTTCTAATAGCTTTGATGAAGCCGGGGGTCCCTGAGCCCAAATAATGATTTAATAATCATCAACCCCAATCTGTTTGACACTGAAaggttttattcatttatgatTTTATGAAACCTCCATCCTCTGAACAGGctctcagtcacacacagacatgtgtAAGAACTGATATAATTTCATCTTGTTTTCAGTAGTCACTGTGTGAACAGCATTTCCCATAAGCCCACAGACATCCAGGGTTACAGCTGTCAGTGTAATGTGAAGAGAGGAAGTGGTGGTGTCTCTGTTCCACAGCAGGGACCTTAGTTCCCACAGACATGCAGACTGTCATCTTTCCTCGTGTCAGAGACGCCTTTAAGAAAGGAGATCCGTAGACATTCTTGTGTATATGAATGTGTGCAGACGTTTGTCTGAAGCTTACAGTCAGTGGGGTGTTTGTTGTGAAGTCTGGAGCCTCCAAGTGGAAGAAAAGACACATCACAGTCTGTGTGAGGGTGGCCTTTATTATCAGGAACTTTGAATCATGTTTACTGGTTCATCATTCGACAGGATGCCAGGTGGCAGTTATCAGAGACTAAGTTGTAGTTGGGTCCTCCAGCACTCACGAAGTCTGAAACTGTCTTTGAACCCTGGAATTCTCTAGAACTGACAGGCTGCAGACAAAAACGAGACAGAAGGTCAGAAAGAATCAAAAGTAAATGTTTGGATTAAAACTCTCACTGAAAGTTTCACGTCAACACAAATTCCAAGAAGAATCAGCGTGCAGGAAATAAAGTGTCTGTTTGTAATTGGGAGTCTGCAGGATCtcgttttgggttgtttttgccAAACATCTCCTTTTCACTTTGGTCTGGTTCCAATGGTTTCTGTTGGCCACCAGTATACACACCAGCAACGAGCTGAAggtatttactttttttgtctgtttttcctgACTGTTTGTGGACTTGTTGAACACAATAGAGCCACGTTTCAGAGTTTATGATTAGACTGTAATTAAATGGACATGCTGGTTGTATGTTTGAAGTTTACCGTCCAGGCCGAGCTCATGTGTCGAGCATCAGTCACGACCGTCTGAGAGGATAATCCGAATCCGCCTCCTTTATGGATCAGCCACTGAGAGCCATCATCTAGCGTCACCCTACAAAAGAACGAGAGGTTTGAAGATGCTGCTCTTTGATTTTCACGTTGACGGCTGTCAGAACAATGTTTGTTATTCCAGCACATGTGACGTGTCGACCTCAGTTGGTCTAACACATCTGCTTGCTTTCTGCACAATGAAATCACAACAGCACAGTGATCAGAACGATGCATTTAAGggtttcagctgtttgtacaAACTGGAATATGCATTAAAAAAGCTCCACTGTTGTCTTAATGGAACAGTATAATGTTTGTGCCGCCATCCAAAgaaaacatctggagctttattgaatacaaaaatacgacaaacacaaacaagcaaGCACAGGAAACTGTGACTCTACAGTAACAGTCTCCTCAGTTCCCACAC
Coding sequences:
- the LOC143421182 gene encoding uncharacterized protein LOC143421182, producing MASFKALLSALTLLALTVDASSGPGYSNYNYDLSGQDLTRLYNSPVMTAERMNRPLEGTSVILGPLSHSGVRVTLDDGSQWLIHKGGGFGLSSQTVVTDARHMSSAWTPVSSREFQGSKTVSDFVSAGGPNYNLVSDNCHLASCRMMNQ